The Daucus carota subsp. sativus chromosome 9, DH1 v3.0, whole genome shotgun sequence genome window below encodes:
- the LOC108202032 gene encoding bidirectional sugar transporter SWEET4 isoform X1, translated as MISATIARTVVGIIGNIISLILFLSPVKTFAKICKKGSVEQFSAMPYLATMFNCGMWILYGLPVFHPKSILVLTINGSGFVIELVFLVLYLVYSDTTKQRVKIGCIMGGELGFVGVVGLLVGTLVKSVKQRTTVIGSVCMLGCFLMYAAPLSVMRMVIRTKSVKYMPFLLSLFSFLNGLCWASYALIGQFDPYLLAPNGLGLLLGTAQLILYATYYKSTKAQESELPVKQ; from the exons ATGATCTCCGCCACCATTGCTCGCACGGTAGTTGGTATCATAG GGAACATCATCTCGCTCATCTTGTTCTTATCTCCAGT GAAAACATTTGCGAAGATATGCAAGAAAGGTTCGGTGGAGCAATTCTCGGCAATGCCTTATCTAGCAACCATGTTCAATTGTGGGATGTGGATCTTGTACGGACTACCTGTGTTCCATCCCAAAAGCATTCTGGTGCTCACAATCAACGGTTCTGGTTTTGTGATTGAATTGGTGTTTCTAGTGTTGTACCTGGTCTACTCAGACACCACCAAACAGAGGGTCAAGATTGGTTGTATAATGGGTGGGGAGCTAGGTTTCGTAGGCGTGGTGGGTTTGTTGGTGGGAACTCTAGTTAAATCCGTCAAACAGAGAACCACTGTTATCGGGAGTGTGTGCATGTTGGGATGTTTCCTCATGTATGCAGCCCCTCTCTCCGTCATG AGGATGGTGATAAGGACCAAGAGTGTCAAGTACATGCCATTTCTTCTCTCCTTGTTTTCATTTCTCAACGGGCTTTGCTGGGCCTCATATGCTCTCATTGGACAGTTTGACCCTTATCTTCTT gCTCCTAATGGATTGGGGTTGCTTTTGGGAACGGCCCAGCTCATATTGTATGCAACATATTACAAGTCGACCAAGGCCCAAGAGTCTGAGCTTCCAGTTAAACAATAG
- the LOC108202032 gene encoding bidirectional sugar transporter SWEET4 isoform X2 has translation MISATIARTVVGIIGNIISLILFLSPVKTFAKICKKGSVEQFSAMPYLATMFNCGMWILYGLPVFHPKSILVLTINGSGFVIELVFLVLYLVYSDTTKQRVKIGCIMGGELGFVGVVGLLVGTLVKSVKQRTTVIGSVCMLGCFLMYAAPLSVMRMVIRTKSVKYMPFLLSLFSFLNGLCWASYALIGQFDPYLLLILYATYYKSTKAQESELPVKQ, from the exons ATGATCTCCGCCACCATTGCTCGCACGGTAGTTGGTATCATAG GGAACATCATCTCGCTCATCTTGTTCTTATCTCCAGT GAAAACATTTGCGAAGATATGCAAGAAAGGTTCGGTGGAGCAATTCTCGGCAATGCCTTATCTAGCAACCATGTTCAATTGTGGGATGTGGATCTTGTACGGACTACCTGTGTTCCATCCCAAAAGCATTCTGGTGCTCACAATCAACGGTTCTGGTTTTGTGATTGAATTGGTGTTTCTAGTGTTGTACCTGGTCTACTCAGACACCACCAAACAGAGGGTCAAGATTGGTTGTATAATGGGTGGGGAGCTAGGTTTCGTAGGCGTGGTGGGTTTGTTGGTGGGAACTCTAGTTAAATCCGTCAAACAGAGAACCACTGTTATCGGGAGTGTGTGCATGTTGGGATGTTTCCTCATGTATGCAGCCCCTCTCTCCGTCATG AGGATGGTGATAAGGACCAAGAGTGTCAAGTACATGCCATTTCTTCTCTCCTTGTTTTCATTTCTCAACGGGCTTTGCTGGGCCTCATATGCTCTCATTGGACAGTTTGACCCTTATCTTCTT CTCATATTGTATGCAACATATTACAAGTCGACCAAGGCCCAAGAGTCTGAGCTTCCAGTTAAACAATAG